One Actinomycetota bacterium genomic window, TCTGGGTTGCCGAGCGGGGCCGGGGCGGGCACAGCCGGGTGCTCAGTCTACCCGCCGTGGCGACCGAGGGCTTCCGCGGGCAGGTCGGTGGTGGTCACGGTGGCCGCGGCGGGGCCGATGCCCAGGTCGACGGACAGGTCGACCTGGGCCTTGGCGGCGACCGCGGCCGCGGCCCGCTCGTCGTGGGAGGCGGCCCGGCCGTCGGCGACCACGGTGACCGGGCCGAAGCTGACCCCGACCCGGCCCGGGTGGAGGGCCACCCCGGCGGTGCCGAGGGCGTCGAGCACGGCCGGCCAGGCGGGCAGGCCGGCGGCCAGGGCGGCCCGCAGGGCCACCGACCCGGCGACGGCCCGGGCCGCGGCCAGGGCGTCGGTGTGGTCGGCGGCGCCGTGGACGGTCACCACGACCAGCTTGCGGGCGCCGGGGACGCGCAGGGCCAGCGCCTCGGCCAGGGTCTCGCAGAGCTGGGTGAGGGCGGACTCGAAGGCCGCGGCCCCGTCGGAGCCGGCCCGCAGGGTCGGGGCGGCGGCGGTGGCGTTGGCCAGCAGCACGGCGGCGTCGGCCATGCCCGGGGCCTGGTCGACCATGACCCGCTCGAAGGAGCGGCCGACCGCCCGGCCGAGCAGGCCGTCGAGCACCCCCGGCTCCACGGTGGCGTCGGTGGTCAGCATCACCAGCGTGGTCGCGTTCTGCGGTTCCGGGGGATGGTCGAAGGCGGGGGCGAACGGGACCGACGCCTTGGCGACGCCACCGATGCGGACCTCGCCCTCGGACCAGGCGACGGCGACGGCGTGCTCGCGGGCGACCCCGCCGGAGGCGGTCATGGCCTTGGCGACCTCGCCCGACCCCCGGCGGCCGAGGGCGGCGGTGGCCTTGTCGGCGGCCTCGGCGGCGTCGGCCACGGCCAGCCGGACCCCGACGGCGCCGGTGCCGCAGACCAGCACCTCGCCGGCCGGGCAGCCGATGGCGGCCGCGCACCGGGCGGCCAGGGCGGCCGCGTCGGCGTCGCCCTGGGGGCCGGTGGCGGCGTTGGCGCTGCCGGCGTGGACCAGCACCGCCCGGGCCATCCCGGTGCGGAGCTGGGCCCGCGACCAGCGCACCGGGGCCGAGGCGAACGGGTGGGCGGTGAAGCGGCCGGCCGCCGCCGAGCTCTGCTGGCTGACCACCAGCCCCAGGTCGGGCCCTGGCCCCGGGGTCAGCCCGGCGTCGACCCCGGCGGCCCGGAACCCCCTGGGCGCGCACAGGCCCCCCTCCACCCCTGCGACTGTGTAGTCGACCAACTGGCCCTACCTCTCGGCGCAGTCCCTGGTTCCTTCGGGGGAAGTCCCCCCCGAGCCCCCCCAACGGCGGCACCGGTCTACCCTACCCGGCGCTGCGCAGGACCGCCTCCGTTCGCTCGGCGGCCAGGGTGGCCATGCGGTCGCGGACGGCGGCCCCGTCGGCGTCGGTGAGGGTGCGGTCGGCCGCCTGGAGCGCGACCCGGTAGGCGAGGTTGCGGTGGCCGGGTGGCAGCGGCGACCCCTGGTAGGCGTCGAACAGGGTCAGCCGGGCGAGCAGGTCGCCGCCGGCCTCGCGCAGCGCGTCCTCCAGGGCGCTGGCCGCGACCCCCGGGGGGACCAGGAAGGCCACGTCGAAGGAGAGCTCGGGGTACGGCGACGGCGTCGCCGCCGGGCGCATCCCCGGGACGGCGGCCAGCAGCGGGGCCAGCTCCAGCTCGACCGCGAACGCGGCCGCGGGCAGCTCGCAGGCGGCCGCCACCCGCGGGTGGAGCTGGCCGAGCAGGCCGACCGGCCGGTCCTCCAGCAGCACGGCGGCGCAGCGGCCGGGGTGGAAGGGCAGCGGCTCCTCGGCCCGGTAGCCGACCCCCGGGACCCCGAGGGCCGCCACCAGCCCCTCGACCAGGCCCTTGACGTCGGCGAAGTCGAACGGCCGGCGCGGGTCGTCGTGGCGGCCGGCCGGGGCCTGCCCGGCCAGCAGCACCCCCAGGGTGAGGGGCTCGGCCGGCAGCTCCTGGCCCCGATCCTCGGGGGGGCTGGTCTTGAGCCCCCCCGATCCCCCCGGGTCGGGGAGGAAGACGGCGCCCAGCTCGTGGACGGCGACCCCGTCCAGGCCCCGGGCCAGGTTGCGCCGGGCCACCTCGGCCAGGCCGGGCAGCAGGGTGGTGCGCAGCTCAGGCGCCTCCTCCGACAGCGGGTTGGCCAGGCGGAGGGTCCGGCGGCGGGGGTCGCCGGCGGGCAGCCCGAGCCGGTCCAGGTCGGCCTGGGACAGGAACGGGAGCGTCTGGACCTCGGTCACGCCCATGCCGGCCAGGACCTCCCTGGCCTGGCGGCGCAGCCGCTGGGTGGCCGTGAGGCGGCCCCCGGTGGCG contains:
- a CDS encoding bifunctional ornithine acetyltransferase/N-acetylglutamate synthase, with the protein product MVDYTVAGVEGGLCAPRGFRAAGVDAGLTPGPGPDLGLVVSQQSSAAAGRFTAHPFASAPVRWSRAQLRTGMARAVLVHAGSANAATGPQGDADAAALAARCAAAIGCPAGEVLVCGTGAVGVRLAVADAAEAADKATAALGRRGSGEVAKAMTASGGVAREHAVAVAWSEGEVRIGGVAKASVPFAPAFDHPPEPQNATTLVMLTTDATVEPGVLDGLLGRAVGRSFERVMVDQAPGMADAAVLLANATAAAPTLRAGSDGAAAFESALTQLCETLAEALALRVPGARKLVVVTVHGAADHTDALAAARAVAGSVALRAALAAGLPAWPAVLDALGTAGVALHPGRVGVSFGPVTVVADGRAASHDERAAAAVAAKAQVDLSVDLGIGPAAATVTTTDLPAEALGRHGG
- a CDS encoding phenylalanine--tRNA ligase subunit beta, translating into ATGGRLTATQRLRRQAREVLAGMGVTEVQTLPFLSQADLDRLGLPAGDPRRRTLRLANPLSEEAPELRTTLLPGLAEVARRNLARGLDGVAVHELGAVFLPDPGGSGGLKTSPPEDRGQELPAEPLTLGVLLAGQAPAGRHDDPRRPFDFADVKGLVEGLVAALGVPGVGYRAEEPLPFHPGRCAAVLLEDRPVGLLGQLHPRVAAACELPAAAFAVELELAPLLAAVPGMRPAATPSPYPELSFDVAFLVPPGVAASALEDALREAGGDLLARLTLFDAYQGSPLPPGHRNLAYRVALQAADRTLTDADGAAVRDRMATLAAERTEAVLRSAG